Below is a window of Psychrobacter sp. JCM 18902 DNA.
CTTTGTTTTGAATAAGTATTAGAGCATCTTGTGCTTTCTTAAGTTGATCTTGTAACAGAGTCACTTGTTCCTGCTTTGATAAATGACGGCTTGATAGCTCGCTATATTGTTTATTCAATACGCTATGCTCAGCTTCAAGCTTAGCCTGTGTTTGAGTCAACTGATCGTTGAGTCCTGATAGTTTGTTACGCTCAGCGATTATGGCCTTTAACTCCCCTTTAACCTCTGCTGTGTCAGTCGCTATCTCATTGCGTTCAGTAGTGACTTTCTTTAGCTCATCCTTAGTCGCGGTCAGTTCTATTTGCAGACGTGAAATTTCTGCTTTATCGCTATGAGCAGTGGCTTCAAGCGTGGCCACTTTTGATAAGTTGACGTTAAGCTCTTTTGCTTGCTGGTCAAAGCTGCTGTGTAGCTCTGCAAGTTGCACTTGGGCTGCATCTGTTTTAGCTTGCTCAAGCTCAAGCGCGTGCTGAGTATCACTGAGCGTCTGTAACAGCGTATCACGCTCAGCAGTCATTTGAGCTGTACTGATTGCCGCTGCCTCTGCCGTTGCTGTGACTTCATCGAGCTGTACCAACAAATCGGCTTGTTCACTCTCTAGCGTTTTAACCGCCTCTTGCGCCTCATCTGTTTCAGCTTGTGCCTTGGCCTTAATACTCTCTAGTGCCTCACGCTCTTTCACCAAGCGATCATTAGCGATATCAATGGCCGTCTGCCACATATCCGCACCAAGCGCTTGTAAGCGCTCAGTGATACCACTTGGTAGCTCAACCTGTCTGAGCTGCTCTTCTTCTTGGTTATCCTGACGCCAAGACTTCATCGCCTCACTGATGGTTGTGAATGAACCACCGCCCAAAGCCTTACGCACCTCAGCTAATGTTGGCTTAATTCCTTGTTCTTGCAATTGGTCGGCAGTAGCATGAATTTGCTGAATAGTGATGGCCATCATCATCGTCCTTAATTTTGTATGAATAAATATGTAATTGTTGTATATTATGTATGTAGTATAATACAATTTACAATATACTACAATACAAAATATAAAAAAACCTCAAGTGATCTTGAGGTCACGGTCATTAAATTATAGTTAGTGATCCGCTAAGTATTCTTCTAGCGCATTATTGATCATTTCTTGATAGTCACCACCTGTTTGCTTGGCTCTATCCTTAAACTTGGCAATGATACTTGGGTTGATGACGCTCGCTTCAGCAGAGAACGCTTGCGGCTTAATACTGCCACGGATAGCGTTTGACCAATCCGTAACTTCTGGAATATCTGATAAATCAATATTGTCATCACTAAGCGTTGCTAAATATTCTAAGTCCGCTTGTTGCTTTGCCGTTAGTGGTGGTAAATCGTCTATTTGATAGCTAACCTTGTTCATATTGCCTCCTCTCACTCTTTGTGGCACGCCTAGCCGAGATAATGCGTATAACCTCGCCACCATCTATGTCTGTCTGCGTATGGGCTACTAATAAGACTGCTGTGCCGTCTATTGTACCCAGCGCCTGCCACCGCTCCTCACCATTTTCATACCTGTCTTGCTGACGCAGGCATAAAGGATCTAAAAAACCCGGGTAGCTGCCTCAAATGATAAACGGTGTTTGCACTGATTGGTGATGTTTTTTTGTTCATCCCATTCAAATCTAATACTCATCTTTTCTCTCAATCAGTATGCTCTTTATAGATTGGCAATTCATCTTGACTGACAGCTGCTACTTTCTGATACTCAAAAGATAGTGGCACTTTATTGGTTTGCGCCACTTGGGTCAAAAATAATTTGATCGCTTGAGACGGTGTTAATCCATAGCTTTCAAATACCGAAAAAGCATTTTCTTTTAGCTCTTGATCGAGCCTAATATTATAATTAGTTGTCGTCATAACATCACTTTTAGCTTATTTATGTACATATAATATAAGCCATTTGTATAGGCTACGCTAGCTCAATTACTCTTTTTTTCTTTGCTATGATTTCTGCTTAGGGAACGTATAGCCTATCGCCAGTAAGTGCTTTTTGTGGGTCTTTAAAAAAGCCTCATCTCTTAATTGAGTGTGTAACCAACTAATAACTTCTTGAGTGCTTTTACCTGATGGTGCGTAACTACCAAACGGTGAGTAGTTAGCCAACAAAGGGGCAAAACGATCAATTTGCTTAACGGTTAGAGGTGGGATATCTCTATCCTCATTATTCTGATTTAGGCCCTCCTGTCCTTTTTTCTTAGTTGGCTTGGCCTTGACGGTGAATGTCAAACCTGTAACTGTGCGTCCACGTTTGATGTTTTCATAGGTGATTTTGATGTCGGTTTTCTGATTAATTTCTTTTATGGGCCCATCAACTGCATTCTCTTTCAAATTGTTGATGCGCTCATACGACTTAGGCGTGCCAAGTTCTTGCCTATATTGATCTAAAGTCATAGAAAAACCACCCTTCCCCTCAGACTTTTTTGCTAGATGGTAAAGGTCTAACGAGTAAGTCAATTTGAGGTTTAAGATATCTTCTTTTAAATATTTAGTGTAAGGGTTGAGCTTATCAAAAACCTGAAGTAAGTATATTACCTCATCTGTAAAATGCATCGATATATAGCCATCTGCATATTTCGACCTGATTAGCCATTGAACCTCTGTATCATCACCATCCTTATCCTCATAAATGAATGTACGCTTCATTAATTTTTTGCTAGCTGATTTCATTTGCTTATAAGCCGAGTTTCTATCTATTCCGCTAAGCTTAGCAAATTCAGAAGACGCAACCTCTATCGGTGTTTTTCAGTAGCATTATTAACCCTAACCAATGGGCTCGCTAGAATAATGATGCGCTTCTCATCAATAGACATCTCTCTAAAAGCTTGAGTAATTTTATTCTGCATAACAATCCATTTTTCAGGATATTTTTTTTCGTATAGCTCGACATCATTCATTATGACAACCTCATTATGCTAGTTACTTTAAGATACTAGCATAATGCGGGATAAAAGTAGCATTTAAACGGGATAAAAGTAGCATAATGCGGGATAAAAGTAGCATAATGCGGGATAAAAGTAGCATAATAGAGTGCGTAACCCTTTAATAGCAAAGCTTACAGACTGTCTAAAAGTCTTTAAAAGTTTTTAAAAGTAAAAAATATATTTTTATTTTAAATAATAAGGAAAAAACCAAAAAACCGACGGATTTAAGATGATAATTTGATCGACCAATCACTTGTAAAACTGATCAGTAGCTCAGAATGCAATTGTCCATTTACTTAATGTTATTCCACGTTCGCATGGTTCGGATCAAGCTTAGATCTTTGAAGATCTTCAAAAGCATGGTCAAAGATATTTTGAATATCTTCGTCTGTCATTCTGGACAACCCTGTTTTCACATTCTCAATATCAGTCTCATTTTTTGTAGATAGTTTGTCTTCATTTTCAGTAGCCATTATCGACACATCTGTAAACACTTATCAAACCGTTGCTAAAAAGCCTAGAAACCACTCTTATATACGTTTTACGCTCTGTCCGATACGATGGTAGCTAAAGCTATTCTAAAACGCTTAAAACAGCCGATAACCGTCTCCTAACCTTTCGCTAATTAGTAGACGATCCAGCTGTACCTTCAATTAGGCGATTTCTAGCAGCTACTGTGCTGATGAGTAAGCATCAAGCAATGAACCGTGGTCACTGTCCTGACTGCTTTTAGGTGGTGTAAAGCTGCTTGGTGTTTCCTTAGCCTCACTTTGCATCTTATGAGCGATTGATTTTAAAAACTCACGGTGCTTTTTTAAACGAACGTACCTTTCATTATCATGGGCGTCTAAAAATATAGCTTGTAGTTCATGATTGTCATCATCGTCTAATGCGTTGGCTAACCATTCCCCCAACACCTGATGTGCCTCAAGTCTGTCCTGATTGATTTCTTTTTAATAGCCTGTAACTGCTTTATCTTATCTGCGAATAGATCGTCTGATATTACTGACATTATCTCATCCTTTTCTAGTCAACTATGATAGAGTTGATCCTAGCAGTGTACACATAGGGATGCAAGGTAGTAAAATACACAAGACCACATTGTTTCGTGGGCGCAGTAGTCAGGCTATTAAAAAAGAAATCAATCACTTGAGGCACATCAGGTGTTGGGGAATAGTTATTAGCATTAGACGATGATGACAATCATGAACTACAAGCTATATTTTTGAACGCCCATGATGAAGGTATACCGTTTAAAAAAGCACCGTGAGTTTTTAAAACCTTATCTGATCGCTATAATGTGCTTGTCGATGTGGCCATCCATCGACCCCACAGTCATGAGAAACATGTGGGGAAAGGTGAAGTGGTTGAGCTGACCAGTAGTAACTTTCATGCCCATATTTTACTCTCAAGCCGTGAAGTATTAGCGGATGCGGATAAAGGTTATGTCTTATCGAAGCGTAAGAATTGGACACAGTGGTCAACCGGTGAGCGGCTATCCAAAGGACTAAATGGGCGCGGTGATGAGCTTAAATATCAACGCACCCTTTGGGCGGATATGGCTAACGAGCTATTGCCTGAGAA
It encodes the following:
- a CDS encoding DNA-binding protein — encoded protein: MAITIQQIHATADQLQEQGIKPTLAEVRKALGGGSFTTISEAMKSWRQDNQEEEQLRQVELPSGITERLQALGADMWQTAIDIANDRLVKEREALESIKAKAQAETDEAQEAVKTLESEQADLLVQLDEVTATAEAAAISTAQMTAERDTLLQTLSDTQHALELEQAKTDAAQVQLAELHSSFDQQAKELNVNLSKVATLEATAHSDKAEISRLQIELTATKDELKKVTTERNEIATDTAEVKGELKAIIAERNKLSGLNDQLTQTQAKLEAEHSVLNKQYSELSSRHLSKQEQVTLLQDQLKKAQDALILIQNKDNTLDAD
- a CDS encoding type II toxin-antitoxin system RelB/DinJ family antitoxin, translating into MTTTNYNIRLDQELKENAFSVFESYGLTPSQAIKLFLTQVAQTNKVPLSFEYQKVAAVSQDELPIYKEHTD
- a CDS encoding replication initiation protein — encoded protein: MEVASSEFAKLSGIDRNSAYKQMKSASKKLMKRTFIYEDKDGDDTEVQWLIRSKYADGYISMHFTDEVIYLLQVFDKLNPYTKYLKEDILNLKLTYSLDLYHLAKKSEGKGGFSMTLDQYRQELGTPKSYERINNLKENAVDGPIKEINQKTDIKITYENIKRGRTVTGLTFTVKAKPTKKKGQEGLNQNNEDRDIPPLTVKQIDRFAPLLANYSPFGSYAPSGKSTQEVISWLHTQLRDEAFLKTHKKHLLAIGYTFPKQKS